From the Bombus vancouverensis nearcticus chromosome 3, iyBomVanc1_principal, whole genome shotgun sequence genome, one window contains:
- the Nop60B gene encoding dyskerin pseudouridine synthase 1 Nop60B: MAESDKNKKKSKKKSLGEIQATMKCQLEPSNEIVKLEYKDWPLLFKNFDKMLTRTKHFTPLTSGSTPLHRTLSEYIKSGCINLDKPCNPSSHEVVAWIKRILKVEKTGHSGTLDPKVSGCLIVCIDRATRLAKSQQSAGKEYIAVFKLHSAPESLQKVSQALEKLRGALFQRPPLISAVKRQLRVRTVYDSWFIDYDEERNMGVFRVSCEAGSYIRTICVHLGLFLGTGCQMQELRRNRSGVQSENDGMVTMHDILDAQWLYENHGDESYLRRVIKPLEALLVNHKRIIVKDSAVNAICYGAKIMLPGILMYDDGIELNQEIVIVTTKGEAIALAIALMTSPTMTACDHGVAAKIKRVIMERDAYPRKWGLGPKASIKKRMIIEGKLDKYGKPNENTPADWLANYPDYSTPTIKTEANGDTDPASKKRKWEETVSEPTDEVTIKEEKVEDLELTSPKEKKKDKKEKKKKRKKEKVESEADEPMVTEGATEESPAKEEKKKKKKKKDKDQDQEVTVSS; this comes from the exons ATGGCAGAAAgcg ataaaaacaagaagaaaagcAAAAAGAAATCTCTTGGAGAGATTCAAGCAACAATGAAATGTCAACTTGAACCTTCAAATGAGATTGTAAAACTGGAATATAAAGATTGGCCTCTTTTATTTAAA AATTTTGATAAAATGCTTACTCGTACAAAACATTTTACACCCTTAACTAGTGGCTCAACACCATTACATCGTACTTTATCTGAATATATAAAATCTGGATGTATTAATCTTGACAAACCATGTAATCCATCATCACATGAAGTTGTTGCATggataaaaagaattttaaaagtAGAAAAAACTGGTCACTCTGGTACTCTAGATCCAAAAGTATCTGGCTGCTTAATAGTATGTATTGATAGAGCAACTAGATTAGCTAAATCACAGCAATCTGCTGGAAAAGAATATATTGCAgtttttaaattacattctgCTCCAGAGAGTCTTCAGAAG GTAAGTCAAGCATTAGAAAAATTACGTGGTGCACTATTTCAACGACCTCCACTTATATCTGCAGTGAAGCGTCAGCTTCGTGTCAGAACAGTTTATGACAGTTGGTTTATTGACTATGATGAAGAACGTAATATGGGAGTGTTCAGAGTTAGTTGTGAGGCTGGTTCATATATTAGAACTATTTGTGTTCACCTTGGCCTCTTCTTAGGCACAGGCTGTCAAATGCAAGAATTACGTAGAAATCGTTCAGGtgttcaatctgaaaatgaTGGAATGGTTACTATGCATGATATACTTGATGCTCAATGGTTATATGAAAATCATGGAGATGAGTCTTATTTGAGAAGAGTAATTAAGCCACTAGAAGCTCTTCTAGTAAATCATAAAAGAATTATTGTAAAAGATAGCGCA gtAAATGCTATTTGTTATGGAGCTAAAATTATGTTACCTGGTATTTTAATGTATGACGATGGCATAGAACTAAATCAAGAAATTGTAATAGTGACTACAAAAGGTGAAGCTATAGCACTTG ctatagctTTAATGACATCTCCTACAATGACAGCTTGTGATCATGGTGTAGCTGctaaaattaaaagagtaatCATGGAAAGAGATGCATATCCAAGAAAATGGGGTTTGGGACCAAAAGCTTCCATAAAAAAACGTATGATAATCGAGGGAAAATTAGATAAATATGGAAAACCGAATGAAAACACACCTGCAGACTGGTTAGCAAATTATCCAGATTACTCTACACCTACAATTAAA ACTGAGGCAAATGGAGATACCGATCCTGCATCTAAAAAACGAAAATGGGAAGAAACAGTTTCAGAACCTACAGACGAAGTTACAATAAAAGAAGAGAAGGTTGAAGATTTAGAATTGACATcaccaaaagaaaaaaagaaagataaaaaggaaaagaaaaagaaacgaaaaaaggaaaaagtagaATCAGAAGCTGATGAACCCATGGTTACAGAAGGTGCAACTGAG gaATCGCcagcaaaagaagaaaaaaagaagaagaaaaagaagaaagataaagatCAAGATCAAGAAGTAACAGTTTCAagttga
- the Cdc45 gene encoding cell division cycle protein 45, which yields MFVENLERGFYRLIKHDRCLLLVNFDVDAICACRILQQLFKYDNMIYTLVPIQGIQDMVRAFEENCEEVKNVIFINCGGTLDLVELLQPTESVIFYIVDSHRPYDLCNVYSEDQVRILGKPDEDDEIPEYNDVFRDDSSDENETDEESENNGSQTKRRRLNEEDIIRRTKRREWTEKRATILFNYTQYSYYSKSSAMLIFEMAWNMTKDNLDMVWWAIIGSTEQAILGKVESRLSVLEEGSLQAHVSRLTHKGAEVDKQEQRQSTVKITYDKDLLLVLYRHWTVEASLRHSVPTAVSLRLWSLRGEQRLKGLLADMGLPLAQSKQRFSAMDLALRQEFKQMVEKLAGKYKVDTIIGTSFTLQYGYKFKYCASDIVYAMLAVMESSSKTKLPQGCFLDALDCLSRTKKDILESGIEKAKLMLKTIFKTAQSILQLKEIKNIGSFLYIIIPEGSADNLIFAHPYPLIMLAQFTLKAYVESSKNRRAPELPLVASSVYDAEEKMCIMIGIPPVCEDQPRSLFGRAFEQAAKNTNSYIEADYFDSTIIRLKIEERPRFLDALASLLA from the exons ATGTTTGTGGAAAACTTAGAAAGAGGATTTTACCGCTTAATAAAACATGAT AGGTGTTTACTGTTGGTTAACTTTGATGTTGATGCCATTTGTGCCTGTAGAATTTTACAACaactttttaaatatgataACATGATATATACCCTTGTACCTATTCAAGGTATTCAGGATATGGTTCGTGCCTTTGAAGAGAATTGTGAGGag gtaaagaatgttatttttataaattgtggGGGTACATTAGACTTAGTAGAACTGTTACAACCTACAGAATCTGTGATATTTTATATCGTTGATAGCCATAGGCCTTACGATTTATGTAATGTATATTCAGAAGATCAAGTACGTATACTTGGTAAACCAGATGAAGATGATGAAATTCCAGAATATAATGATGTCTTTAGAGATGATTCT TCTGATGAAAATGAAACAGACGAAGAATCAGAAAATAATGGATCTCAGACAAAAAGGCGAAGGTTAAATGAAGAAGATATTATTAGAAGAACCAAACGAAGAGAATGGACTGAGAAAAGAGCAACTATTTTGTTCAATTATACACAGTACAGTTACTATAGCAAATCA AGTGCAATGCTTATATTTGAAATGGCATGGAATATGACAAAAGATAATTTGGATATGGTTTGGTGGGCTATAATTGGTTCTACAGAACAAGCTATTCTTGGTAAAGTAGAATCAAGGTTAAGTGTTCTTGAAGAAGGTTCCCTTCAAGCCCATGTATCTAGATTAACTCATAAAGGAGCTGAAGTTGATAAGCAAGAACAGCGACAAAGTACAGTTAAAATTACTTATGACAAAGA TCTCCTACTTGTGTTATATCGCCATTGGACTGTAGAAGCTAGTTTAAGACACTCAGTACCAACTGCAGTTTCGTTACGACTTTGGTCTCTTCGAGGAGAACAACGATTGAAGGGATTATTGGCAGACATGGGTTTGCCACTAGCGCAATCAAAGCAACGATTTTCAGCAATGGATCTTGCACTTAGGCAAGAATTTAAACAAATGGTAGAAAAATTAGCAGGAAAATATAAAGTAGATACTATAATTGGGACAAGTTTTACTCTGCAGTATGGTTACAAGTTTAAATATTGTGCTTCAGATATAGTTTATGCTATGCTTGCTGTAATGGAATCTTCT tCAAAGACAAAATTACCACAAGGTTGTTTTTTAGATGCATTGGACTGTTTATCCCGTactaaaaaagatattttagaAAGTGGTATAGAGAAAGCAAAACTTATGCTTAAAACTATTTTTAAGACTGCACAGAGTATTTTACaattgaaggaaataaaaaacattggttcatttctttacataattattCCAGAGGGAAGTGCTGACAATCTTATATTTGCGCATCCATATCCATTAATAATGTTAGCTCAGTTTACTCTAAAGGCTTATGTAGAATCTTCAAAAAACAGGCGGGCACCGGAATTGCCACTTGTAGCTTCTTCAGTGTATGACGCAGAAGAGAAAATGTGTATAATGATTGGCATACCACCAGTGTGTGAAGATCAACCAAGAAG TTTATTTGGAAGAGCCTTTGAGCAAGCGGCGAAAAATACAAATTCTTACATAGAAGCAGATTACTTTGACTCTACAA TAATAAGACTGAAAATCGAAGAAAGACCAAGATTTTTGGATGCTTTAGCATCTCTTCTAGCTTAA